One part of the Janthinobacterium sp. 17J80-10 genome encodes these proteins:
- the icd gene encoding NADP-dependent isocitrate dehydrogenase, whose product MFQHIKVPADGQKITVNPDFSLTVPDNPVIPYIEGDGTGVDISPVMIKVVDAAVAKAYGGKRKINWMEIYAGEKSTKVYGPDVWLPEETLKVLKDYVVSIKGPLTTPVGGGIRSLNVALRQELDLYVCLRPVRYFKGVPSPVREPEKTDMVIFRENSEDIYAGIEWAEGSDSVKKLIEFLTKEMGVKKIRFPNTSGIGIKPVSREGTERLVRKAIQYAIDNDKPSVTIVHKGNIMKYTEGGFRDWAYALAQKEFGAELVDGGPWCKFKNPKTGKEIIVKDSIADAFLQQILLRPNEYSVIATLNLNGDYISDALAAQVGGIGIAPGANLSDSVAMFEATHGTAPKYAGKDYVNPGSLILSAEMMLRHMGWLEAADLIISSMEKSIDSKKVTYDFARLMAGATQVSCSGFGDVMIENM is encoded by the coding sequence ATGTTCCAACATATCAAAGTACCTGCAGACGGCCAAAAAATCACCGTCAACCCCGATTTCTCCCTGACCGTTCCCGACAATCCAGTCATTCCCTACATCGAGGGTGACGGCACCGGCGTGGACATCAGCCCGGTCATGATCAAGGTGGTCGATGCTGCCGTTGCCAAGGCCTATGGCGGCAAGCGCAAGATCAACTGGATGGAAATCTATGCAGGCGAAAAGTCGACCAAGGTCTATGGTCCTGACGTCTGGCTGCCGGAAGAAACCCTGAAGGTCCTGAAGGACTACGTCGTCTCGATCAAGGGCCCGCTGACCACGCCAGTCGGCGGCGGCATCCGTTCCCTGAACGTGGCACTGCGCCAGGAACTGGACCTGTATGTCTGCCTGCGCCCGGTGCGCTATTTCAAGGGCGTGCCTTCGCCGGTGCGTGAGCCGGAAAAGACCGACATGGTCATCTTCCGTGAAAACTCCGAAGATATTTACGCCGGCATCGAATGGGCCGAAGGTTCCGACAGCGTCAAGAAACTCATTGAATTCCTGACCAAGGAAATGGGCGTCAAGAAGATCCGTTTCCCGAATACTTCCGGTATCGGCATCAAGCCGGTTTCGCGTGAAGGCACTGAGCGCCTGGTGCGCAAGGCAATCCAGTACGCCATCGACAATGACAAGCCTTCCGTGACGATCGTTCACAAGGGCAACATCATGAAGTACACCGAAGGCGGCTTCCGTGACTGGGCTTACGCCCTGGCACAGAAGGAATTCGGCGCCGAGCTGGTCGATGGCGGCCCATGGTGCAAGTTCAAGAATCCGAAGACCGGCAAGGAAATCATCGTCAAGGATTCGATCGCCGACGCGTTCCTGCAGCAGATCCTGCTGCGTCCGAACGAGTACAGCGTGATTGCCACCCTGAATCTGAACGGCGACTACATTTCCGACGCCCTGGCAGCGCAAGTCGGCGGCATCGGCATCGCCCCGGGCGCCAACCTGTCGGATTCCGTGGCCATGTTCGAAGCAACCCACGGCACGGCACCGAAGTATGCCGGCAAGGATTACGTGAACCCGGGTTCGCTGATCCTGTCCGCTGAAATGATGTTGCGTCACATGGGCTGGCTCGAGGCAGCCGACCTGATCATCAGTTCGATGGAAAAATCCATCGACTCGAAAAAAGTCACCTACGATTTCGCCCGCCTGATGGCTGGTGCAACCCAGGTTTCTTGCTCGGGCTTTGGCGATGTCATGATCGAAAACATGTAA
- a CDS encoding pseudouridine synthase, with the protein MPLILFNKPYSVMCQFSPHPDRQTLGDYIAIPGIYPAGRLDADSEGLVLLTDDGKLQHELSHPERKQAKTYIVQVEGKPDAAQLARLGAPLDLGDFTTQPCHARQIAAPEWLWPRNPPIRQRANSPTSWLALTLTEGKNRQVRRMTAAVGLPTLRLVRIAIGSFTLENYPLLPGEWQEVDAN; encoded by the coding sequence ATGCCGCTTATCCTTTTTAACAAGCCTTACTCGGTCATGTGCCAGTTTTCACCGCACCCCGATCGGCAAACGCTGGGCGATTACATCGCCATTCCCGGCATCTACCCCGCAGGCAGGCTCGATGCCGATAGCGAAGGCCTGGTGCTGCTCACCGATGATGGCAAACTGCAGCATGAACTCAGCCATCCGGAACGCAAGCAGGCAAAAACCTATATCGTCCAAGTCGAAGGAAAACCGGACGCGGCGCAACTGGCGCGCCTCGGCGCGCCGCTGGACCTGGGCGATTTCACGACCCAGCCCTGCCATGCCCGCCAGATCGCCGCCCCGGAATGGCTCTGGCCACGCAATCCTCCGATCCGCCAACGCGCCAACAGCCCGACCAGCTGGCTGGCACTAACCCTCACCGAAGGCAAAAACCGGCAAGTCCGGCGCATGACTGCGGCGGTCGGATTGCCAACCCTGCGCCTGGTGCGGATAGCGATCGGGTCTTTCACATTGGAAAATTACCCTCTGCTGCCGGGAGAATGGCAGGAAGTCGATGCCAATTAA
- a CDS encoding DUF192 domain-containing protein, protein MKTIFPRLFRPTLAAALILCASAASAQQAVKFRTLPLNIGIHVIQAEAAATPAQREQGLMHREKMGPNQGMVFLFEGATTICMWMKNTLLPLSVAFIDEQGKIVNIADMQPQSTESHCGEKPVKYALEMNQGWFRQKNIKPGTLVDGLPR, encoded by the coding sequence ATGAAAACTATTTTTCCCCGCCTTTTCCGCCCCACGCTTGCGGCAGCGCTCATTCTTTGCGCCAGCGCCGCCAGCGCCCAACAGGCGGTAAAGTTTCGTACCCTCCCCCTCAATATCGGCATTCATGTGATCCAGGCTGAGGCTGCCGCGACCCCGGCACAGCGCGAGCAAGGATTGATGCACCGGGAAAAGATGGGGCCGAACCAGGGCATGGTATTCCTCTTTGAGGGCGCGACCACGATTTGCATGTGGATGAAGAACACCCTGCTCCCGCTCTCCGTTGCCTTTATCGACGAACAAGGAAAAATCGTGAATATCGCGGACATGCAACCGCAAAGCACGGAATCGCATTGCGGCGAGAAACCGGTCAAATATGCGCTGGAAATGAATCAGGGCTGGTTCCGGCAAAAGAATATCAAGCCGGGCACCCTGGTGGATGGCTTGCCGCGCTAA
- the rpsT gene encoding 30S ribosomal protein S20 — translation MANTAQARKRARQAVKLNAHNSSQRSTLRTAIKAVRKAIQAGDKAAAAQIFQASVSTIDTIADKKIIHKNKAARHKSRLSAAIKALA, via the coding sequence ATGGCAAATACCGCACAAGCGCGCAAGCGTGCTCGTCAAGCAGTCAAGTTGAACGCTCACAATTCCAGCCAGCGTTCGACGCTGCGCACCGCAATCAAGGCAGTGCGCAAGGCGATCCAGGCCGGCGACAAAGCCGCTGCTGCGCAGATTTTCCAGGCATCCGTGTCCACCATCGACACCATCGCCGACAAGAAGATCATCCACAAGAACAAGGCTGCTCGCCACAAGAGCCGCCTGTCTGCCGCCATCAAGGCGCTGGCCTGA